The DNA window CCGGCTTGCCGCGCGTCCAAGCGAAATCGCCGCGGTCGATGTCGGCCCACGATGCGAACGGCGCGCCGGAGGCCTTCTGGCACATCCGGCAATGACAGATGCTGACCTTCACCGGGACCGCCGACACCGCAAAGCGGATGGCGCCGCATTGGCACCCGCCGGTCAGCACAGGTTTGGTCGCCGCGGTCATGTCTGCTCCATCAGCCGCCAGGCTTCCTGCAACGCCGCCAGCGCGTCGCCGCCGGCAAAGACGAAATCGTGAACGCCGGCGGCACGGAGCGCGGCTTCCTGCTCGCCGGGCCGCCCTGCCAGATAGATATGCTTTGCTCCGGCGGCTTGAAGGGCCCCGGCGGCCGCCGCTGCCTGCCCGGCGTAGACTTTGTCGGACGAGCACAGGCAGACCAGATCAGCGCCGGAAGCCTTGAAGGCGGCGGTGAGATCCTTCACCTCTCCCGAAGGGAGAGGTCGCTCCTGCGCCGAAGGCGCGGGAGCGGGTGAGGGGTTACGGTCCAAAGCAAGCGCAAGTGCCCCCTCACCCGACCCCTGCGGGGTCGACCTCTCCCCGGAGGGGAGAGGTGAAGAAAGGGACGGCAGGAACTCCACAGCCTCGATGCCGCCGGTCTCGAAGAAGCTCTTCGCAAACGTAGCCCGCGCGGTGAAGTCGGCGGGCGTTCCGAGATTGGCGAGAAACACCTTTGGCCGCGCGCCCTTCTCCTTCAGAATTTGATCGGAGCGGTCGCGCAGGCGCTCGAACGGCGCTGCCAGCCGCATCGGCAACAGCGCGTCGAATTTGATCGCGGCCTCGCCTGAGGGCGCGAGCGCCGCCGGTTTCGCGTCGAGCACCGCGACGTGCGCTTCATGCAGATTGGGAAATTCGGTGGCACCGGTCAGAACTTCCTTGCGCCTGGCGATGTTGGCTTCGCGCACCGCCCGCGTTGCCGCGACCTTGCGCTGGATCAGGCCCTGCTCAAGGGCAGGGAATACGCCGCCGGCGTTTTCGATTTCCTGAAACAGCGACCACGCGGCTTCGCACAGCGCCTGCGTCAGGGCTTCGATGCCGCCGGAGCCGGCGGCCGGATCGGACACCTTGGCGAGATTGGATTCCTCCAGCAGCACCAGTTGCGTGTTGCGGGCCACGCGCCGCGCGAACGGATCGGGCAATCCCAGCGCCAGCGTATGCGGCAGCACGGTGACGGCGTTGGCGCCGC is part of the Bradyrhizobium erythrophlei genome and encodes:
- a CDS encoding methylmalonyl-CoA mutase subunit beta, which produces MTSATDDLRLSADFAPATYDDWRKLVDGVLKGAPFEKLVGKTYDALKIEPIYPRARDAAPIAGRPAAAPWQIVQRIDHPDAAQANAQALHDLENGATGLEFEFAGGPGARGFGVADAAPETLAWLFDGVFLDAGISIVLNPVLGRQNAGTNLADLIEARGIDPAKVDIRFNYQALSTMAVRGAAPAPWPNMERPFAKVVGDLMGRGFKGPFVLADGRPVHDAGGSEAQELAFALALAVAYLRMLEAGGIALDVARTALSFRLSADADQFLTMAKFRALRLLWARIEQACGLVPKPVFIAAETAWRMLTQRDAYVNMLRATIATFSAGLGGANAVTVLPHTLALGLPDPFARRVARNTQLVLLEESNLAKVSDPAAGSGGIEALTQALCEAAWSLFQEIENAGGVFPALEQGLIQRKVAATRAVREANIARRKEVLTGATEFPNLHEAHVAVLDAKPAALAPSGEAAIKFDALLPMRLAAPFERLRDRSDQILKEKGARPKVFLANLGTPADFTARATFAKSFFETGGIEAVEFLPSLSSPLPSGERSTPQGSGEGALALALDRNPSPAPAPSAQERPLPSGEVKDLTAAFKASGADLVCLCSSDKVYAGQAAAAAGALQAAGAKHIYLAGRPGEQEAALRAAGVHDFVFAGGDALAALQEAWRLMEQT